Below is a genomic region from Nitrosopumilus sp. b3.
TCAAGGTAGTCATGTCTATGATGATGTATTAAAAGTGCCCTTAATTTTTGCAGGGCTTAATATCAAATCTAGTAAAATAATTTCACAACAAGTAGGTTTAGTAGATGTTTTTCCCACAATTGTTGCATTAATAGGCTTAGAAAATTTGAATTCAAATATTGATGGAACTAGCTTGATTCCTCTTTTTACAAATCAGCATCTTGATGAAAAACCTATTTTTATTCAAAGCATGCCATATGTCACTGAAAATCATAAAAACTATGTAGGGATTAGAACAAGTGACTTCAAATATGTTAGAGATGCTAATAATCATGAAAATTTTGAGCTTTTTGATCTAATTCGTGATCCTCTAGAACAACATGATGTTTCACATGATTTTCCTGAAATTGTGACTAAAATGGAGAATATTTTGCAAAATTATCTTAAACAAGAAATTAAACCTGATTCCAAAAAATTAGATGATGTAGAAAGAAAAAAAGTTGAAGAAGAATTAAAAAAACTTGGATACATCTAAAATCACTTTTTAGTTTAGAACTGTTTTTATTTAAATTCGTTTTTTTAAAAATATGAATAGAAAAAATGTTATAATTTTAATGATTGATGGTGGAAGGTTAGATCGTGCTTTATCCTCAACTGTTTTTAACAGACTTAAAAATAATTCTGCCTTTTTCTCTCAATCTGTAACTTATGGACCTCATACTATAGCTGCTATGCATGCAGTTTTCAGTGGTACATATGGAAATAGGACTGGAACTGATAGCTATTGGTCTACATTCAAATTTAAAAAAGATAAATTTAAAACATTAACTGAATACCTTCATGATTTAGAATACTACACTTTAGCTGATGTGGTTAATGAATTAGTTATACCTAAACAAGGATTTGATAAATTTCTTATTCATGATGAACTAAAAGATGATCTTACTTCACGTCATTGTAATTACCTTGAAGAAATGAGTAAGATGAATTCCGAAGGAAAAAATTTCTTCTTGTATCAACAATACAGCAATATTCACACTGGTATTATGAATGAAGTTCTTAAGGTATATGATAATTTTAGCGACGAATATTTTTCTAATAAAGAAAAAAATGAACAACGTTATGATAAATTATTTGCAGATGCAGAAATTTATTTAGAAACAATTCTTCAACACATTAAAACTCTTGAATTAGATAAAAATTCATTAATTTTGATAATGTCTGATCATGGAATTAGTGTGGGAGAAAAAATTGGAGAAAGAGCATATGGTGCATTTTGTTATGATTACACTTTACGAACATTTACTTATTTTGTATATCCTGAAATAAAACCTATTGAGATCAAACAACAAGTACGAACCATAGATTTTATGCCTACAATTTTAGATTATCTAAATATACCACTTTCTGAAAAATTTGAGAAGATTGATGGTGAATCACTACTTTCTTTGATTAATGGTAATTCAATAGAAGAAAAACTAGCATTTTCAGAAACAGGAAATCCACTTAAGGACAATCGGCCTCCAGAAAATCCTAATACTAAATCTATACGTTCATCAAAATGGAAATTTATTTTTAACGAATATGATGGTTCTAAGGAACTTTATGATCTAGAGTCTGATCCATCTGAAGAAAGCAATCTTATTGGAAAGAATTTAGAAATAGAAAACATTCTTTGGAAAGAAATTCAAAATTATCTGTAATTTAGATATATTTTTTTTTAGCATTTTCTAGGTCTTGCGGTGTATCAATCTCACACCATTCACCATTTACAATTATTGGTTCAACTAAGATATTTTGTTCAATTATCTCTTGAATCATATCTGTTAGATAAGATTTTTTAAAGGTTTTAGCATCACGAAATGGAGCTGGATTATTTTTTTCCACTCTGGTAAATTCATCCACAAAAATTTTTGATCCTTTTTCAGAAAATTTCATTATTCCAATAAACTCTCCATTTTTTTGATTTTTTGCAATTTGTGAAATGTTTTTTTTAATTTTTATAATTTTGTTATTTTCAATTATTACGTTGTCTGCTTGAGATTTTGGATGCTCTGTTCTATTTTCATATTTTGATTCCCAATTTAGATCTGTAGCAATTCCAATATCTACCTTTGATTGTATGATTTGCTGTAGGATTTTCTCATCGAACAAAATATCTGAATATGTTGTTATGACATCTCCTCTAATTTCATTTTTTGCAGCCATTAGGCTCAAAAGAACATCATGTTTTTCATATTCTGTGTCTTCCAAATATCTAATTTTGTTAAATTTGAATTTATCTTTATGTGGTCCTGTAATTATGATAATTTCTTCAATATTGTTGTTTTTCAAAATTTCTATTTGTCGTTCTAAAATAGATTTACCGTTGATGTCCAATAATCCTTTTGGCATTTCTTTAGTTTGTGAACCTAGTCTTTTTGCAGATCCTGCAGCAATAATGATAGCTTTCATATTTTTCTAGAGTGAATTTACTACTCTGTCTCTAATAGTTTTAGGTTTCCATAAAACCCTTTTACTCCTTTCTTTACTAGTAGATATTTTGATTAATAGAAATATTGGCCCATCTTGTTTTTTTATTTGATCTAAAACAGAAATCAATCTAGTTTTTGACTTTATTACAAATATTTTATAATTAACACTGTTTGCAATTTTTTCCAAACTTATTTTTGATGAATTAGTAGGTTGCCCTCCAGTTGATTCATGACTATTGTTGTCAAAAACCACATGTACCAAATTCTTTGGCATTAAACTTCCTATGGTGACTAGAGAACCTAAATTCATAAGGATGTTGCCATCTCCATCAAAAACAAAAATTTGTTTTTTAGGATTTTTTAAAGCAATTCCCAATCCTATGGATGATGCGAGACCCATTGAACCAATCATGTAGAAATTTGATTTTTTATCATTCATTTCAAATAAATCTCTGCTCATAAATCCATTAGCTGAAACAATCGGATTTTTTCCAGCACTTTTTGCAACAATTTTTACTGCCTCTTTTCTAATCATGAAACATCCTCCTGATTACAAGCGCACATGGTTTTTTGTCTTTTATTTGGTTTAGTGCCCAATCACAACATGCTTTCCAATTTTTTTCAGTCATAATTTTCGTTTTTAATCCAATCAGTTTTAGAAGTTCAGGTTGAATTTTACCAATTTTTAGATGTTCTGGAGCGTCATCTGTAAGAAATCCTCTCCAACCAATAAGAAATATTATTGGAATTTCATAAAGCTGAACTAGAGATGTAATGGTGCTTATTGAATTTGCAAATCCTGCATTTTGCATAAACACCAATGATGGAC
It encodes:
- a CDS encoding thiamine pyrophosphate-dependent enzyme — encoded protein: MIRKEAVKIVAKSAGKNPIVSANGFMSRDLFEMNDKKSNFYMIGSMGLASSIGLGIALKNPKKQIFVFDGDGNILMNLGSLVTIGSLMPKNLVHVVFDNNSHESTGGQPTNSSKISLEKIANSVNYKIFVIKSKTRLISVLDQIKKQDGPIFLLIKISTSKERSKRVLWKPKTIRDRVVNSL
- a CDS encoding thiamine pyrophosphate-binding protein, producing the protein MNEKEQRETYHYLKKNKVENFIGVPDSTLKYFIDECLKNNNIIITTREEEAVGIATGMSLSKSPSLVFMQNAGFANSISTITSLVQLYEIPIIFLIGWRGFLTDDAPEHLKIGKIQPELLKLIGLKTKIMTEKNWKACCDWALNQIKDKKPCALVIRRMFHD
- a CDS encoding NTP transferase domain-containing protein, translating into MKAIIIAAGSAKRLGSQTKEMPKGLLDINGKSILERQIEILKNNNIEEIIIITGPHKDKFKFNKIRYLEDTEYEKHDVLLSLMAAKNEIRGDVITTYSDILFDEKILQQIIQSKVDIGIATDLNWESKYENRTEHPKSQADNVIIENNKIIKIKKNISQIAKNQKNGEFIGIMKFSEKGSKIFVDEFTRVEKNNPAPFRDAKTFKKSYLTDMIQEIIEQNILVEPIIVNGEWCEIDTPQDLENAKKKYI
- a CDS encoding sulfatase-like hydrolase/transferase, whose translation is MNRKNVIILMIDGGRLDRALSSTVFNRLKNNSAFFSQSVTYGPHTIAAMHAVFSGTYGNRTGTDSYWSTFKFKKDKFKTLTEYLHDLEYYTLADVVNELVIPKQGFDKFLIHDELKDDLTSRHCNYLEEMSKMNSEGKNFFLYQQYSNIHTGIMNEVLKVYDNFSDEYFSNKEKNEQRYDKLFADAEIYLETILQHIKTLELDKNSLILIMSDHGISVGEKIGERAYGAFCYDYTLRTFTYFVYPEIKPIEIKQQVRTIDFMPTILDYLNIPLSEKFEKIDGESLLSLINGNSIEEKLAFSETGNPLKDNRPPENPNTKSIRSSKWKFIFNEYDGSKELYDLESDPSEESNLIGKNLEIENILWKEIQNYL